The Stratiformator vulcanicus genome has a segment encoding these proteins:
- a CDS encoding sensor histidine kinase has protein sequence MSYRTVKRLLGETSLERKCRFLFGTGLLLLIAGSFSFYAWLNVRVVYEQNRNVARALIKPILWHKHRGDPDPEFSFTGSSTDAPVIDSWQVYNAAANAPAADRPGDPISSRALLSLRAGADEFVSTSDEQYRYFAPLIAGDDCFRSCHIGESTYENYHAATPRGGLIGMVKISLPLAETKRALVQNNAFLVTTAIVTAFLAMLSAYAIVRYVIVKPVLHLKDVADEIARGTIDLRADIRTGDEFEELSHAFNRMLRHLITMQDELRDLNVDLDGKVDELARVNLRLYETNRLKDEFLATMSHELRTPLNSILGFSDVLSGAENLNDKQKRFVGNIRKSGGDLMVLINDILDLAKIESGKLTVEETEFSLSEVVETQVDQLLPLADRKNIQVKIDVSPDIPALWQDAGKLQQILNNLLSNAIKFTPEGGQVRVYGRLADREKHFDLIVEDTGIGIPLEDQSVIFEKFRQGRSGPGQSDAMTREHGGTGLGLSIVRELSKLLGGDISLESEFGKGSTFTIRLPIRMPDRSNMPSRPNANRGVAVGPVS, from the coding sequence ATGTCATACCGTACCGTCAAGCGGTTGCTCGGTGAGACGAGCCTCGAACGGAAGTGCCGTTTCCTGTTCGGGACGGGGCTGCTCCTATTGATTGCGGGCAGCTTTTCGTTCTACGCCTGGTTGAATGTGCGGGTCGTGTATGAGCAGAACCGCAACGTCGCGCGGGCGCTCATCAAACCGATTTTGTGGCACAAGCACCGTGGTGACCCCGACCCGGAATTCAGCTTTACCGGTTCTTCCACCGACGCCCCGGTCATCGACAGTTGGCAGGTCTACAATGCCGCGGCGAACGCGCCTGCGGCCGATCGACCCGGCGACCCGATCAGTTCCCGCGCGTTGCTTTCGCTTCGAGCCGGCGCTGATGAGTTCGTCTCCACTTCGGACGAACAGTATCGCTACTTCGCCCCGTTGATTGCCGGAGACGATTGCTTTCGCAGTTGCCACATCGGCGAGTCGACTTACGAGAACTATCACGCCGCAACGCCGCGGGGCGGGCTGATCGGGATGGTCAAGATTTCGCTGCCGCTCGCCGAAACCAAGCGGGCTCTCGTGCAGAACAACGCTTTTCTTGTCACGACGGCAATCGTGACCGCTTTTCTGGCGATGCTCTCGGCTTACGCGATCGTGCGGTACGTGATTGTGAAACCGGTGCTGCACCTAAAAGACGTTGCCGATGAGATCGCCCGAGGCACGATCGACCTGCGGGCCGATATTCGGACGGGCGATGAGTTCGAAGAACTCTCTCACGCGTTCAACCGCATGCTCCGGCACCTGATCACGATGCAGGACGAGTTGCGAGATTTGAACGTCGACCTCGACGGAAAGGTCGACGAACTCGCGCGGGTCAACCTGCGACTGTACGAGACGAATCGTCTCAAAGATGAATTCCTCGCGACGATGAGCCACGAACTGCGGACGCCGCTCAACAGCATCTTGGGCTTCAGTGACGTGCTCTCCGGTGCAGAGAATCTGAACGATAAGCAGAAGCGATTCGTCGGCAACATTCGCAAGTCGGGCGGCGATTTGATGGTGCTGATCAACGACATCCTCGACCTCGCCAAAATCGAAAGCGGAAAACTGACCGTCGAAGAGACAGAATTCTCGCTCAGCGAGGTCGTTGAAACGCAGGTCGACCAGCTCTTGCCGCTTGCCGACCGCAAGAACATTCAAGTTAAGATCGACGTCTCCCCGGACATCCCCGCACTGTGGCAGGACGCGGGCAAGCTCCAACAAATCTTGAACAACCTGCTTTCGAACGCGATCAAATTCACGCCGGAAGGAGGGCAGGTTCGCGTCTACGGACGACTTGCCGATCGTGAGAAGCACTTCGATCTGATCGTCGAAGACACCGGCATCGGCATTCCGCTCGAAGATCAAAGCGTGATCTTTGAGAAGTTTCGACAGGGACGCTCCGGTCCGGGTCAGTCGGACGCCATGACCCGTGAACACGGCGGCACGGGGCTGGGGCTTTCCATTGTGCGCGAGCTTTCGAAATTGCTCGGCGGAGATATTTCTCTCGAAAGCGAATTCGGCAAAGGCAGCACATTTACGATCCGGCTGCCGATTCGGATGCCCGATCGGTCGAACATGCCGAGTCGCCCCAACGCCAATCGCGGCG
- the frr gene encoding ribosome recycling factor: MDADEILLDAEERMSKAADLYHDQLQGMRTGRATPALVESVRVEMYGSMMPLKQCATISVPEPQQIVVRPYDATQIGAISKAIQASDVGLAPNSDGRLIRLNVPPLSTERRKQIVSRVKELAEEARVSIRNIRRDANKHADTAEKEKTFGEDDRDSVKDQVQEFTKKYEGKVNDLASHKETEVMNE; this comes from the coding sequence ATGGACGCCGACGAAATTTTGCTCGACGCCGAAGAACGGATGAGCAAGGCCGCGGACCTTTATCACGATCAACTTCAGGGAATGCGGACGGGACGGGCCACGCCTGCCTTGGTTGAGAGCGTCCGGGTCGAAATGTACGGCTCCATGATGCCGCTCAAGCAGTGCGCCACGATCAGCGTTCCCGAGCCGCAGCAGATCGTCGTGCGTCCTTACGACGCAACACAGATCGGCGCGATCTCCAAAGCGATCCAGGCCAGCGATGTCGGCCTCGCCCCCAACTCCGACGGCCGGCTGATCCGCCTGAACGTGCCGCCGCTGTCGACCGAACGCCGCAAGCAAATCGTCTCCCGTGTGAAAGAACTGGCCGAAGAGGCGCGAGTGTCGATTCGCAACATTCGGCGCGATGCCAATAAGCACGCCGATACCGCTGAGAAGGAAAAGACGTTCGGCGAAGACGATCGCGATTCCGTGAAAGACCAAGTCCAGGAATTCACCAAGAAGTACGAAGGCAAAGTCAACGACCTCGCTTCTCACAAAGAGACCGAAGTCATGAACGAGTAG
- a CDS encoding citrate/2-methylcitrate synthase translates to MKNERSKRPEYLKAGLERLVDRMSVTPDVFDPGLESIISAETRISEVEELYLYHGYPIADLARESSFLETAYLLIAGELPSLDFLADFQTWLFGDVAAGPIVDALLHSANSSTRSDSFLGNLIASAGAVLEFDSQVADDAFMGEFARLMALSTLGLSTIYTPQASVDFSESGSDAVGDGLDSDFSFAGNLLLRLTSKRPTDEQERAFDAALSVLADQGIDASTFAARAVISGGGDFCGALAAAAATCSGSVHAGPRFDIVAPLFELSSVDEVSTFLDGRASDFRPIDGFDSRSMSTDDSRLELLREMCDVMASETGRRDFERIARCFEEAVRGQFGLQPTIYWHLSRLFEYLGIPQNAYRAVTIVARLPGWAAHACEQRTHNQLIRPRGRYVGPERRKLPDFSTRG, encoded by the coding sequence ATGAAAAACGAACGATCGAAACGTCCCGAGTATCTGAAAGCCGGACTGGAACGGCTCGTGGACCGTATGTCGGTCACGCCCGACGTCTTTGATCCTGGGCTTGAAAGCATCATCTCTGCCGAGACCCGGATCTCTGAAGTCGAAGAGCTGTATCTGTACCACGGGTATCCGATTGCCGATTTGGCCCGTGAGTCTTCGTTTCTGGAGACCGCCTACCTGTTGATCGCGGGGGAGCTGCCGAGCCTCGACTTCCTGGCTGACTTTCAGACGTGGCTGTTCGGTGACGTTGCCGCTGGACCGATCGTCGATGCCCTGCTGCACTCGGCGAATTCGAGCACGCGTTCGGATTCGTTTCTCGGCAACCTCATTGCGTCAGCGGGTGCGGTCCTCGAATTCGACAGTCAGGTCGCCGACGATGCGTTCATGGGAGAGTTCGCCCGTCTGATGGCGCTGAGCACGCTTGGCCTCTCGACGATTTACACGCCCCAGGCATCGGTCGACTTCAGCGAATCTGGCAGCGATGCCGTCGGTGATGGCCTCGACAGTGATTTCAGTTTTGCGGGCAATTTGTTGCTGCGTTTGACTTCCAAGCGACCGACCGACGAGCAGGAGCGGGCATTTGATGCTGCGCTGAGCGTGCTCGCCGATCAGGGAATCGATGCCTCGACGTTCGCCGCCCGCGCGGTCATCAGCGGCGGTGGAGATTTTTGCGGGGCGTTGGCGGCGGCCGCCGCGACCTGCAGCGGATCGGTTCATGCGGGACCGCGATTTGATATCGTCGCGCCGTTGTTTGAGCTCAGCTCGGTCGACGAGGTCAGCACTTTCCTCGACGGTCGCGCTTCAGATTTTCGACCGATCGACGGTTTCGACAGCCGCTCGATGTCGACCGACGATTCGCGGCTCGAACTGCTCCGCGAAATGTGCGACGTGATGGCTTCGGAAACCGGGCGACGCGACTTCGAGCGGATCGCCCGCTGTTTCGAAGAAGCGGTTCGTGGTCAGTTCGGACTTCAGCCGACGATCTATTGGCACCTGTCGCGGTTGTTCGAGTATTTGGGCATTCCGCAAAACGCCTATCGCGCTGTGACGATCGTCGCCCGATTGCCCGGTTGGGCGGCCCACGCATGCGAGCAACGCACGCACAATCAACTGATCCGTCCGCGCGGTCGCTATGTCGGACCGGAGCGGCGAAAACTGCCCGACTTCAGCACACGCGGCTGA